A single window of Streptomyces griseoviridis DNA harbors:
- a CDS encoding RDD family protein: MSELVTGEAVALELRPAKLPSRGLAILLDLLLAVVVYIVLSIGLSAATASLDDAAQTAVSIAGFVLILVGAPIAVETLTHGRSLGKMACGLRVVRDDGGPIRFRHALVRGGIGVVEILMTFGVVACIASLVSARGRRLGDVFAGTLVVRERVPVSRTGFLPPPPPWLAGRFSDLDLSAVPDGLWLAVRQYLTRMHQLDPQVGWGMAQRLASDLAERTGTPVPPDVPPGAYLAAVLQERQAREARRAFAHGSALPGGPVGAVPPYAVAPQFPGAGMPAKASAYAPPAAWAPEAGPAPGKAPADGPVAAPSSPSAPPATPAPPTDTSHPGGTSKPTGFVPPA, translated from the coding sequence GTGAGTGAGCTGGTGACGGGCGAGGCGGTGGCACTGGAGCTGCGCCCCGCGAAGCTGCCCAGCAGGGGGCTCGCGATCCTGCTCGACCTGCTCCTGGCCGTGGTCGTGTACATCGTCCTGAGCATCGGGCTGTCCGCCGCGACCGCCTCGCTCGACGACGCCGCGCAGACCGCCGTCTCGATCGCGGGCTTCGTGCTGATCCTGGTGGGAGCGCCGATCGCCGTCGAGACCCTCACGCACGGGCGGTCGCTCGGGAAGATGGCGTGCGGGCTGCGCGTCGTACGGGACGACGGCGGCCCGATCCGGTTCCGGCACGCGCTGGTCCGCGGCGGGATCGGCGTGGTCGAGATCCTGATGACGTTCGGCGTCGTCGCCTGTATCGCCTCCCTGGTCTCGGCGCGTGGGCGCCGCCTCGGGGACGTGTTCGCGGGCACCCTCGTGGTGCGGGAGCGGGTGCCCGTCTCGCGGACCGGTTTCCTGCCGCCGCCCCCGCCCTGGCTGGCCGGGCGGTTCTCGGACCTCGATCTGTCGGCGGTCCCCGACGGCCTGTGGCTCGCCGTGCGTCAGTACCTGACGCGGATGCACCAGTTGGACCCGCAGGTCGGCTGGGGCATGGCGCAGCGGCTCGCCTCCGACCTGGCGGAGCGCACCGGCACTCCGGTTCCGCCCGACGTCCCGCCGGGCGCGTATCTGGCGGCCGTGCTCCAGGAGCGGCAGGCGCGGGAGGCGCGGCGGGCCTTCGCCCACGGTTCCGCGCTGCCCGGCGGACCGGTCGGTGCGGTGCCTCCGTACGCGGTCGCTCCCCAGTTCCCCGGGGCCGGGATGCCGGCGAAGGCTTCGGCCTACGCTCCTCCGGCCGCCTGGGCCCCCGAGGCGGGTCCGGCGCCGGGCAAGGCTCCGGCCGACGGTCCCGTCGCCGCGCCTTCCTCGCCCTCCGCGCCTCCCGCCACTCCCGCGCCTCCCACGGACACGAGTCACCCCGGCGGCACTTCCAAGCCCACCGGCTTCGTGCCGCCCGCGTAG